The following coding sequences are from one Eleginops maclovinus isolate JMC-PN-2008 ecotype Puerto Natales chromosome 13, JC_Emac_rtc_rv5, whole genome shotgun sequence window:
- the LOC134874575 gene encoding coagulation factor XI-like — protein sequence MGTQLNLMVLLSLCGLCLTQDCNKQLLEDVDFPGMDITFQYSPDVYHCQQLCTQHPSCRFFTFLRSDWTRDESYFKCYLKTTDSGEVAAENPLNGVTSGFSLKGCTPELQPCLPKVYPNVDFFGADYTALFTADHEECQRACTQDPGCQFFTFVHEDFVTESIRFKCHLKYSPSIPVPPIVEKEPGVVSGFSQNIQFPQQSTEACEGKLFPAISIPHNNLKTYPALCPEHCRALCSAHPSCTYFSYDSNEFKCHLKNNREKMETISEEGFTSGFPARFCWLDENWLKVAHKDVDFQGSDIRFEVTDDAVSCQRKCNEDPICQFYTYVTETHPPEYRRHCYLKRTITMPAPSNVKKLNNVTSGFPLRSCVNIATHPKVSSI from the exons ATGGGAACCCAATTGAATTTGATGGTTCTGCTGTCTCTCTGCGGCCTCTGCTTAACTCAAG ATTGTAACAAACAGCTTCTGGAGGATGTGGATTTCCCAGGAATGGACATCACATTTCAATACTCTCCAGATGTTTACCACTGTCAGCAACTTTGCACCCAGCACCCCTCCTGTCGCTTCTTTACCTTCCTACGCTCTGACTGGACAAGAGATGAGAG CTATTTCAAGTGCTACCTAAAAACCACTGACTCTGGAGAAGTTGCAGCTGAGAACCCATTAAACGGCGTCACCTCTGGGTTTTCTCTCAAAGGGTGCACCCCAGAATTAC aGCCTTGTCTGCCTAAGGTGTACCCTAATGTGGACTTCTTTGGGGCCGACTACACTGCTTTGTTCACAGCGGACCACGAGGAGTGCCAGAGAGCCTGCACCCAGGACCCTGGCTGTCAGTTCTTTACTTTTGTGCACGAAGACTTTGTAACAGAGAGTATCAG GTTCAAGTGCCACCTTAAATATAGCCCGTCAATTCCAGTCCCTCCGATTGTGGAAAAAGAGCCTGGTGTAGTGTCTGGATTCTCCCAAAACATACAATTTCCTCAACAGTCTACCGAAG cATGTGAGGGCAAGCTTTTTCCAGCCATTAGCATCCCGCATAACAACCTCAAGACCTATCCTGCTCTCTGTCCTGAACACTGTCGGGCGTTGTGCTCTGCTCACCCATCCTGCACCTACTTCTCTTATGACAG TAATGAATTTAAATGTCACCTGAAGAACAACAGAGAAAAGATGGAGACAATATCTGAAGAAGGATTCACAAGTGGTTTCCCTGCACGCTTCTGTTGGCTGGATGAGA ATTGGCTTAAGGTTGCTCACAAAGATGTGGATTTCCAAGGTTCTGATATTCGTTTTGAGGTGACGGACGATGCAGTCTCCTGTCAGAGGAAATGTAATGAGGATCCTATCTGCCAGTTCTACACCTATGTCACTGAAACCCATCCGCCAGAATACCG GCGTCACTGCTATTTGAAACGTACCATCACCATGCCTGCTCCGTCTAATGTCAAAAAACTTAACAATGTTACATCAGGCTTCCCCCTGAGGAGCTGTGTGAATATTGCTACACACCCAAAAGTAAGCAGCATTTGA
- the LOC134875126 gene encoding glutathione S-transferase A-like translates to MAKEMTLLWGSGSPPCWRVMIVLEEKNLKGYNQKLLSFEKGEHKSAQVMEMNPRGQLPAFKHKDRVLNESYAACIYLESQFQSQGNKLIPECPAEQAMMYQRMFEANTLSQKMADVIYYTWKVPEAERHDSAVKRNKEALAAELKLWEGYMQKASGPFVAGKTFSLADVMVFPAIAYLYRFGFCEERYPKLAAYHNSLKDRPSIKTSWPPTWLENPQTQDILKDL, encoded by the exons ATGGCCAAGGAAATGACTCTGCTGTGGGGCTCCGGCTCTCCCCCCTGCTGGAGGGTGATGATCGTTCTGGAGGAGAAGAACCTGAAGGGCTACAACCAGAAACTGCTCTCCTTTGAGAAAGGGGAGCACAAGTCAGCTCAAGTCATGGAAATGAACCCCAGGGGACAG CTTCCTGCCTTCAAACACAAAGACCGTGTCCTGAATGAGTCCTATGCTGCCTGCATTTACCTGGAG AGCCAGTTCCAATCCCAGGGAAACAAGCTGATCCCTGAGTGCCCTGCTGAGCAAGCCATGATGTACCAGCGCATGTTTGAGGCTAACACGCTCAGCCAGAAAATGG cTGACGTTATCTACTACACCTGGAAGGTCCCGGAGGCAGAGAGACATGACTCTGCTGTGAAGAGAAACAAGGAGGCCCTAGCTGCTGAGCTCAAGCTGTGGGAGGGATACATGCAGAAG GCATCAGGCCCTTTTGTGGCAGGAAAGACCTTTTCACTGGCTGATGTGATGGTTTTCCCAGCCATCGCTTATCTCTACCGCTTTGG GTTTTGTGAAGAGCGTTACCCTAAACTGGCAGCTTACCACAACTCTCTGAAGGACAGACCCAGCATCAAAACCTCCTGGCCTCCAACCTGGCTGGAGAACCCACAGACACAGGACATCCTGAAAGACCTCTGA